One window of Panthera tigris isolate Pti1 chromosome C2, P.tigris_Pti1_mat1.1, whole genome shotgun sequence genomic DNA carries:
- the LOC102970970 gene encoding putative protein FAM172B isoform X3, with translation MMCAEVQWLPVTRELSFQKFIEQSDLLEELKYDFNEKAELRHTETQRPFVFNYYKNVFERNSKRYQALGYLLEQYIYELLEKVCKLQKVYIPPEADKEPKSFFFMSERALTSHRSVLLVLLQDQGVFRAGQWSQQAIIHHGLQHGSQIPCIQMALQAHYDVIVLNPNDNFIDLNMEEEQKGLLTQTKGSSSLKMVPAENFLSVQQPLQCTPKRCSNTPEEHMAYIWDYFISKTEGKDVAFIVHGYGGLVFMDLLVRKKWEVMNKVYAVAFIDSEHHVGHQLGSDVQLLAWIKHHCREWVTSPKPLDKPAATVLKQEFPMVSAGTEKHNLAPSSSLQSIFKYFKKALKAKTTINFSRVPIVTRSSTKRKQIA, from the exons ATGATGTGTGCTGAGGTACAG tggttACCAGTTACTCGGGAGCTGAGCTTCCAAAAATTTATTGAACAATCTGACTTACTAGAAGAACTTAAATATGACTTCAATGAAAAAGCTGAATTGAGACACACTGAGACACAAAggccttttgtttttaactattataaaaatgtctttgagAGGAACAGCAAGCGCTACCAGGCCCTTGGCTATTTGCTTGAACAATATATTTATGAGCTTTTGGAGAAAGTATGCAAATTACAAAAAGTATATATCCCACCAGAGGCTGATAAAGAACCAAAAAGCTTCTTTTTCATGAGTGAGAGAGCATTAACAAGTCATCGTTctgttcttcttgttcttcttcaagACCAAGGAGTCTTTAGAGCTGGTCAGTGGAGTCAGCAGGCAATAATACATCATGGTCTCCAACATGGAAGTCAGATACCATGTATTCAAATGGCATTGCAGGCACATTATGATGTAATTGTGCTAAACCCCAATGACAATTTCATCGACCTAAACATGGAAGAAGAGCAGAAAGGCCTTTTAACACAAACTAAGGGGTCATCTTCCCTAAAAATGGTTCCAGCAGAGAACTTTTTATCTGTCCAGCAACCTCTCCAGTGCACCCCTAAAAGATGCAGCAACACTCCTGAAGAACACATGGCTTACATTTGGGATTACTTCATTTCAAAGACTGAAGGCAAGGATGTTGCCTTCATTGTACATGGTTACGGAGGCTTGGTTTTTATGGACTTACTTGTTCGTAAAAAGTGGGAAGTGATGAACAAAGTATATGCTGTTGCCTTTATTGACTCTGAACATCATGTAGGACACCAGCTGGGAAGTGATGTTCAGTTATTGGCCTGGATAAAGCACCACTGCCGTGAATGGGTGACAAGCCCTAAGCCTTTGGATAAACCTGCAGCTACTGTTTTAAAACAGGAGTTTCCTATGGTTTCTGCTGGTACAGAAAAACACAACTTAGCCCCTTCCTCTAGCCTTCAgtcaatttttaaatactttaaaaaagctTTGAAAGCCAAAACAACTATTAATTTTTCTCGAGTGCCAATAGTAACTAGAAGCtccacaaaaagaaagcaaattgctTAA
- the LOC102970970 gene encoding putative protein FAM172B isoform X2 translates to MEIELRDGNIKKESWLPVTRELSFQKFIEQSDLLEELKYDFNEKAELRHTETQRPFVFNYYKNVFERNSKRYQALGYLLEQYIYELLEKVCKLQKVYIPPEADKEPKSFFFMSERALTSHRSVLLVLLQDQGVFRAGQWSQQAIIHHGLQHGSQIPCIQMALQAHYDVIVLNPNDNFIDLNMEEEQKGLLTQTKGSSSLKMVPAENFLSVQQPLQCTPKRCSNTPEEHMAYIWDYFISKTEGKDVAFIVHGYGGLVFMDLLVRKKWEVMNKVYAVAFIDSEHHVGHQLGSDVQLLAWIKHHCREWVTSPKPLDKPAATVLKQEFPMVSAGTEKHNLAPSSSLQSIFKYFKKALKAKTTINFSRVPIVTRSSTKRKQIA, encoded by the exons ATGGAAATAGAGCTGAGAGATGggaacataaaaaaggaaagt tggttACCAGTTACTCGGGAGCTGAGCTTCCAAAAATTTATTGAACAATCTGACTTACTAGAAGAACTTAAATATGACTTCAATGAAAAAGCTGAATTGAGACACACTGAGACACAAAggccttttgtttttaactattataaaaatgtctttgagAGGAACAGCAAGCGCTACCAGGCCCTTGGCTATTTGCTTGAACAATATATTTATGAGCTTTTGGAGAAAGTATGCAAATTACAAAAAGTATATATCCCACCAGAGGCTGATAAAGAACCAAAAAGCTTCTTTTTCATGAGTGAGAGAGCATTAACAAGTCATCGTTctgttcttcttgttcttcttcaagACCAAGGAGTCTTTAGAGCTGGTCAGTGGAGTCAGCAGGCAATAATACATCATGGTCTCCAACATGGAAGTCAGATACCATGTATTCAAATGGCATTGCAGGCACATTATGATGTAATTGTGCTAAACCCCAATGACAATTTCATCGACCTAAACATGGAAGAAGAGCAGAAAGGCCTTTTAACACAAACTAAGGGGTCATCTTCCCTAAAAATGGTTCCAGCAGAGAACTTTTTATCTGTCCAGCAACCTCTCCAGTGCACCCCTAAAAGATGCAGCAACACTCCTGAAGAACACATGGCTTACATTTGGGATTACTTCATTTCAAAGACTGAAGGCAAGGATGTTGCCTTCATTGTACATGGTTACGGAGGCTTGGTTTTTATGGACTTACTTGTTCGTAAAAAGTGGGAAGTGATGAACAAAGTATATGCTGTTGCCTTTATTGACTCTGAACATCATGTAGGACACCAGCTGGGAAGTGATGTTCAGTTATTGGCCTGGATAAAGCACCACTGCCGTGAATGGGTGACAAGCCCTAAGCCTTTGGATAAACCTGCAGCTACTGTTTTAAAACAGGAGTTTCCTATGGTTTCTGCTGGTACAGAAAAACACAACTTAGCCCCTTCCTCTAGCCTTCAgtcaatttttaaatactttaaaaaagctTTGAAAGCCAAAACAACTATTAATTTTTCTCGAGTGCCAATAGTAACTAGAAGCtccacaaaaagaaagcaaattgctTAA
- the LOC102970970 gene encoding putative protein FAM172B isoform X1: MEIELRDGNIKKESVSRPYPFPPKLAASIKWLPVTRELSFQKFIEQSDLLEELKYDFNEKAELRHTETQRPFVFNYYKNVFERNSKRYQALGYLLEQYIYELLEKVCKLQKVYIPPEADKEPKSFFFMSERALTSHRSVLLVLLQDQGVFRAGQWSQQAIIHHGLQHGSQIPCIQMALQAHYDVIVLNPNDNFIDLNMEEEQKGLLTQTKGSSSLKMVPAENFLSVQQPLQCTPKRCSNTPEEHMAYIWDYFISKTEGKDVAFIVHGYGGLVFMDLLVRKKWEVMNKVYAVAFIDSEHHVGHQLGSDVQLLAWIKHHCREWVTSPKPLDKPAATVLKQEFPMVSAGTEKHNLAPSSSLQSIFKYFKKALKAKTTINFSRVPIVTRSSTKRKQIA, from the exons ATGGAAATAGAGCTGAGAGATGggaacataaaaaaggaaagtgtAAGTAGGCCTTATCCATTTCCACCCAAATTAGCAGCTTCCATAAAA tggttACCAGTTACTCGGGAGCTGAGCTTCCAAAAATTTATTGAACAATCTGACTTACTAGAAGAACTTAAATATGACTTCAATGAAAAAGCTGAATTGAGACACACTGAGACACAAAggccttttgtttttaactattataaaaatgtctttgagAGGAACAGCAAGCGCTACCAGGCCCTTGGCTATTTGCTTGAACAATATATTTATGAGCTTTTGGAGAAAGTATGCAAATTACAAAAAGTATATATCCCACCAGAGGCTGATAAAGAACCAAAAAGCTTCTTTTTCATGAGTGAGAGAGCATTAACAAGTCATCGTTctgttcttcttgttcttcttcaagACCAAGGAGTCTTTAGAGCTGGTCAGTGGAGTCAGCAGGCAATAATACATCATGGTCTCCAACATGGAAGTCAGATACCATGTATTCAAATGGCATTGCAGGCACATTATGATGTAATTGTGCTAAACCCCAATGACAATTTCATCGACCTAAACATGGAAGAAGAGCAGAAAGGCCTTTTAACACAAACTAAGGGGTCATCTTCCCTAAAAATGGTTCCAGCAGAGAACTTTTTATCTGTCCAGCAACCTCTCCAGTGCACCCCTAAAAGATGCAGCAACACTCCTGAAGAACACATGGCTTACATTTGGGATTACTTCATTTCAAAGACTGAAGGCAAGGATGTTGCCTTCATTGTACATGGTTACGGAGGCTTGGTTTTTATGGACTTACTTGTTCGTAAAAAGTGGGAAGTGATGAACAAAGTATATGCTGTTGCCTTTATTGACTCTGAACATCATGTAGGACACCAGCTGGGAAGTGATGTTCAGTTATTGGCCTGGATAAAGCACCACTGCCGTGAATGGGTGACAAGCCCTAAGCCTTTGGATAAACCTGCAGCTACTGTTTTAAAACAGGAGTTTCCTATGGTTTCTGCTGGTACAGAAAAACACAACTTAGCCCCTTCCTCTAGCCTTCAgtcaatttttaaatactttaaaaaagctTTGAAAGCCAAAACAACTATTAATTTTTCTCGAGTGCCAATAGTAACTAGAAGCtccacaaaaagaaagcaaattgctTAA
- the TRMT10C gene encoding tRNA methyltransferase 10 homolog C yields MPVFLKMSGSIILRSFGRFLVPFTIHRKKGVLCSTILQRSMSSKIPTVSYPKKESTSPPEQLGLDEWKITMKSSMQEEDASAVSSSKDEDPLVAIRELIEMWRLFGKEVPEQISEEELKSAMGCVSKSSKKKYLKYLYIKEKIKKAKQIKKEMKAALKEKAKKDQLLETTKEDKQQNFLFLRLWDRNMDIAMGWKGIQAMQFGQPLVFDMDYENYMKPKELQSTVSQLLESEGWNRRNVDPFHIYFCNLKVEGAYHKELVKRYGEKWDKLLLTATEKSHVDLFPKDSIIYLTADSPNVMTTFKHDKIYIVGSFVDKAMQTGTSLAKAKRLNLATECLPLDRYLQWDTGTKNLTLDQMMRILLCLKNTGSWEEALKFVPRRKHTGFMEISRHSQELVNRLKKSKPFNSFPKGSLNIHTQKRWLE; encoded by the coding sequence ATGCCTGTTTTCCTCAAAATGAGTGGTAGTATCATCTTAAGatcttttggcagatttttggtGCCATTTACCATTCATAGGAAAAAAGGGGTTTTATGTTCAACAATTCTGCAGAGATCTATGTCTTCCAAAATACCAACTGTGTCCTATCCTAAGAAGGAGAGTACATCACCTCCTGAACAGCTGGGATTGGATGAGTGGAAAATTACAATGAAATCTAGCATGCAAGAAGAAGATGCTTCAGCAGTCTCAAGCAGCAAGGATGAAGATCCTCTAGTTGCCATCAGGGAGTTAATTGAGATGTGGAGATTGTTTGGCAAAGAAGTACCAGAACAAATCAGTGAAGAAGAACTCAAAAGTGCTATGGGATGTGTTTctaaatcatcaaaaaaaaaatacttaaaatatttatatattaaggaaaaaattaaaaaagccaagcaaataaaaaaggaaatgaaagcagcaTTAAAGGAAAAAGCCAAAAAAGACCAATTACTGGAAACCACTAAGGAAGATAAACAGCAAAACTTTCTATTTCTACGACTTTGGGATAGGAATATGGACATTGCCATGGGCTGGAAAGGTATTCAGGCCATGCAGTTTGGACAACCTTTGGTTTTTGACATggattatgaaaattatatgaaaccaAAGGAACTTCAGAGTACTGTTTCCCAACTTTTAGAAAGTGAAGGATGGAACAGAAGAAATGTTGATcctttccatatttatttctgCAACCTTAAAGTAGAAGGCGCTTATCATAAAGAGTTAGTTAAACGTTATGGAGAAAAATGGGACAAATTGCTATTAACAGCAACAGAAAAGTCTCATGTAGACTTATTCCCAAAGGATAGCATTATATATTTAACTGCAGATTCTCCCAATGTTATGACAACTTTCAAGCATGATAAGATTTATATAGTGGGATCTTTTGTTGATAAGGCTATGCAGACAGGCACATCCCTAGCCAAGGCAAAACGGCTGAACCTGGCAACAGAATGCCTTCCATTAGATAGGTATTTACAGTGGGACACTGGTACCAAAAATCTCACCTTAGATCAGATGATGCGTATTTTGTTATGTCTGAAAAACACTGGTAGTTGGGAAGAGGCTCTGAAGTTTgttcctaggagaaaacatactGGTTTTATGGAGATTTCTCGACATTCTCAAGAGCTTGTCAACAGATTAAAGAAGTCAAAACCTTTTAATTCATTTCCAAAAGGCTctctaaatatacacacacagaaaaggtgGCTTGAATGA